In Octopus bimaculoides isolate UCB-OBI-ISO-001 chromosome 21, ASM119413v2, whole genome shotgun sequence, a single window of DNA contains:
- the LOC106879691 gene encoding xaa-Pro aminopeptidase 3, with product MAVVLTKSSWCDVLKVALVSLRRRKIKNGLCCRHFGQPVPKTHPHLLKEGQVTPGITEDEYRRRRIALFRNALQQRKSGNPKGMIFIFPSASKVFMSYDIPYTFRQNTEFLYLCGFLEPDSLLLIFNNPNDGHPYADPKSVLFVPPKNPQRELWDGPCSGVEGTLSFTGIDAAYTVDELESFLYEYKKNHSRYTVWYNFNKPVQKKIHDRFLTRFIQESRNCNFEITDKLVQDLRLIKSEDEIELMKNSVEIASESLVKVMEFSQPGMNESMLVAKMDYECRIRGAQYLAYPPVVAGGNRANTVHYVNNNQIVNDGELVLMDAGCELHGYTSDLTRTWPISGTFSKVQKEVYNAVLRCQELCLKMCRKAFSLDDIYTEMLAILGCELKALGLIESSLSGSKLMAAARKFCPHHVGHYLGMDVHDTPIISRRINLEPGMIVTIEPGIYIPETNMMVPAEFRGIGIRIEDNVLITNSSPVILSSNCPKRVEDIEDVMNSKRS from the coding sequence ATGGCGGTGGTTCTGACCAAATCATCTTGGTGCGATGTTTTGAAGGTTGCGTTAGTATCTTTAAGGAGAAGGAAGATTAAAAATGGTCTTTGCTGTAGACATTTCGGACAACCAGTTCCGAAGACTCATCCACATCTTCTAAAGGAAGGTCAAGTGACTCCTGGAATTACCGAAGACGAATATCGTCGCAGACGCATTGCATTGTTTCGAAATGCTCTCCAACAGCGAAAATCTGGTAACCCGAAGGGCATGATTTTTATATTCCCTTCAGCTTCTAAGGTATTCATGAGTTACGATATTCCTTACACTTTTAGGCAAAACACtgaatttttgtatttatgtggtTTCTTGGAACCAGATAGTTTATTATTAATCTTCAACAACCCGAATGACGGACACCCTTATGCCGACCCGAAGTCCGTTCTATTTGTTCCCCCCAAGAACCCGCAGCGGGAACTGTGGGATGGTCCTTGCTCAGGAGTTGAAGGGACGTTATCTTTTACCGGAATCGATGCTGCTTATACTGTTGACGAACTGGAGTCGTTTCTTTATGAATACAAGAAGAATCATTCTAGGTATACGGTTTGGTATAACTTTAACAAACCCGTTCAGAAGAAAATACACGACAGATTCCTAACCAGGTTTATTCAAGAAAGTAGAAACTGTAATTTTGAGATTACCGACAAATTAGTTCAAGACCTCAGACTCATCAAATCAGAGGATGAGATTGAACTGATGAAGAATTCTGTGGAAATCGCTTCCGAATCTTTAGTAAAAGTAATGGAGTTTTCACAGCCAGGTATGAATGAAAGTATGCTTGTTGCTAAAATGGATTACGAATGTCGAATACGAGGTGCACAGTACCTGGCGTACCCACCAGTCGTAGCTGGAGGAAATCGTGCCAACACTGtacattatgtaaataataaccAAATTGTGAATGACGGGGAATTAGTGTTAATGGATGCTGGCTGTGAACTTCACGGTTATACCAGCGATCTAACCAGGACTTGGCCTATTTCAGGAACTTTCTCGAAGGTCCAAAAAGAAGTCTATAATGCAGTTCTCAGATGTCAGGAATTGTGTTTGAAAATGTGTCGAAAGGCTTTCTCTTTGGATGATATCTACACTGAAATGCTCGCTATTCTCGGTTGTGAACTGAAAGCGTTGGGATTAATTGAATCAAGTTTAAGTGGAAGTAAGCTAATGGCAGCTGCTCGGAAGTTCTGTCCCCATCATGTTGGTCATTACCTTGGCATGGATGTCCACGATACTCCGATCATTTCTCGACGTATCAACCTCGAACCTGGCATGATTGTGACTATAGAGCCTGGCATTTACATACCTGAAACCAATATGATGGTGCCAGCAGAATTTAGAGGCATTGGGATTCGAATAGAAGACAACGTGTTGATAACAAATTCTTCACCTGTCATCCTGTCCAGTAATTGTCCAAAGAGAGTTGAAGACATTGAAGATGTTATGAATTCAAAGAGGAGTTAG